The sequence TGGTACTGAAGGTAAAGGCGGTGCTAAATCCTCGACTTTTAATCTCTTGCAAACAGACCTGAACAAGCCGCGAACCGATTCCATTGCCCCGCCTCTCCTCCTTAACCACGAGAGAAATAATTTCTGGTTGCCGACCAGGCCAAATTTTGAAACCGCAAGTGCCGATTATTTCATCACTGTAAACTGCGACAAAATAATTAGCTAGAAGAGCGGCTATCTCTTCAGGCGTTCTTTTAAGCACTGGGCTTTTTTTGGATTCCTCGATAATAATGGCGCTTATTTCTACGCATTCCTCTTGGCGCGCCGGCCTAATTACCACTTCGGATTCCATGACACCCTCCAATTGTAAGTTTGTTTAAAACCTTACGAATGAACAAAACGACCTCGAGAATAAACTTGAGGCCATTTGACAAGGTTTAATTTTATAAACTTTGTTTAAATTCTAAAATTTGGAACACTAACAAACGACCTCAAACTTGTCTTTAAATTTTGGCGTCGCCTTGAATATGCAATTGTTTGTTTGATTTCCATATATTTTAGCATAGCTGACAATTTTGTTTTTGTCAAATTCTGATTTTTAATAAAGAAACGCAACGGCGCGTCAAATGATAAATAGGGAAATAGTAAATGATAAATTACAAGGTGTCCTTTATCCTCACCGAAAACCACAAACCAGCTTAAACCAAAACCTAAATAAAGTCAAGTTAAAAAATATTGAATAATTAAAATACAAACAACCTTTTTCTTATTGTATAATCTTTTTTGCTTTTTTCCATAAAAATATCAATCACCTCTACTAAGTTCTTGTCAGCATAAAGAGAGAACAAAACTCTCCATCTCCCAATTCTTAATCTATAGCCGTATTCTGTACCAGAAATTTTTTTGACAT comes from Patescibacteria group bacterium and encodes:
- a CDS encoding type II toxin-antitoxin system RelE/ParE family toxin, yielding MYKVVFKSRAEKIFGKLDRKIQQQIVVEIEKLAQDPFLKSNVKKISGTEYGYRLRIGRWRVLFSLYADKNLVEVIDIFMEKSKKDYTIRKRLFVF
- a CDS encoding GNAT family N-acetyltransferase, producing the protein MESEVVIRPARQEECVEISAIIIEESKKSPVLKRTPEEIAALLANYFVAVYSDEIIGTCGFKIWPGRQPEIISLVVKEERRGNGIGSRLVQVCLQEIKSRGFSTAFTFSTRPGFFEELGFQRVDPRFFPQKIWEDCQFCSKNAGSPVSPKCDESAMYLIMR